Proteins encoded in a region of the Marinomonas maritima genome:
- a CDS encoding IclR family transcriptional regulator has product MADVETKSGGSSLDKALSLLQEVCMTPVPLRFADLVDKTDLPKATAHRTLTSLTEKGLIRFDEVTQLYHPGYGLLELAHQAWSKIDVRDIAADQMKHLWNETGETIHLAVLDRGEVIYIDKLESQKSLRLFSAVGKKGPAYCTGVGKAMMAFLSEDLLAEAIRTQSFIKHTETTLIDEITLRKALIEIRKSKISLDLEEHEEGIQCAASVILNHRNEPIAALSITAPKFRVDDARFQHFQTLVKDACKKVSIRMGAMASN; this is encoded by the coding sequence ATGGCAGACGTAGAAACTAAGAGCGGAGGTTCATCGCTGGACAAAGCACTCAGCCTGTTGCAAGAAGTTTGTATGACGCCTGTGCCATTACGCTTTGCCGATTTAGTCGATAAAACCGATTTACCTAAAGCCACTGCGCATCGAACGCTAACGTCACTGACAGAGAAAGGTCTGATACGCTTTGACGAAGTGACACAGCTCTACCATCCGGGCTACGGTTTATTGGAATTGGCCCATCAAGCCTGGTCGAAAATAGACGTACGTGACATTGCCGCGGATCAAATGAAACATTTATGGAACGAAACTGGTGAAACCATTCACCTTGCGGTGCTTGATCGAGGGGAAGTCATTTACATCGATAAGCTGGAAAGCCAGAAAAGCTTGCGACTTTTTTCCGCCGTTGGCAAAAAAGGCCCAGCGTATTGCACGGGTGTCGGCAAAGCCATGATGGCGTTTCTCAGCGAAGATTTATTGGCCGAAGCGATCAGAACACAAAGCTTCATCAAACACACAGAAACGACTTTGATTGACGAAATTACGCTAAGAAAAGCACTCATAGAAATTCGTAAAAGCAAGATATCCTTAGATTTAGAAGAGCACGAAGAAGGTATTCAATGCGCGGCTTCTGTCATTCTAAATCACAGAAACGAACCCATTGCAGCGCTGAGTATTACTGCGCCAAAATTTCGAGTAGACGACGCACGCTTTCAACACTTTCAAACATTGGTCAAAGACGCTTGTAAGAAAGTATCCATCCGAATGGGGGCCATGGCCTCTAACTAG
- a CDS encoding LacI family DNA-binding transcriptional regulator → MRKPSIREVAKLADVSTATVSNVFSGKKPVNDELKERVRLAANQLGYQMDRAASQLRSQRNKVVTVLVPNITDTFFATIVSHLENLAFEHGYDVIVASSHDRDDVETSRIKALMSWRPAGMIAIPCSGQLSESLLSLTSHCPTVLIDRVSVHSAPFDTVTIDNRAAGDLACQHLANAGHENILIAASNLSFPPIRERVEGAFLAMEKSQLAKPNVIELGSDLEEGAVKITNWLERNPKPTAILALTNVTTLSTLTALAECNIKVGQDISLVAFDDYAWMSARSTSLTAIRQPVAEVAQNAWSRLLERIDSERINVDPKATILEATLIQRHSVKNMSVEN, encoded by the coding sequence ATGAGAAAGCCTTCAATCCGCGAAGTTGCTAAGTTAGCTGATGTGTCGACAGCGACGGTTTCTAATGTCTTTTCGGGCAAGAAACCAGTCAATGACGAGCTTAAAGAGCGCGTTCGTCTGGCTGCAAATCAACTCGGCTATCAAATGGATCGTGCTGCCTCCCAATTGCGTTCACAACGGAATAAAGTTGTCACGGTTTTGGTGCCAAATATCACCGATACGTTTTTTGCTACCATTGTTTCCCATCTTGAAAACCTTGCTTTTGAACATGGCTACGACGTTATTGTGGCGAGTTCACATGATCGTGATGATGTTGAAACATCGCGTATTAAAGCGTTAATGAGCTGGCGGCCTGCTGGTATGATTGCTATTCCATGCTCAGGTCAGCTATCGGAATCACTTCTTAGCTTAACATCCCATTGTCCAACGGTCTTGATTGACCGTGTTTCCGTCCATTCAGCGCCGTTTGATACCGTTACGATTGATAATCGTGCTGCAGGGGATTTAGCCTGCCAGCATCTTGCAAACGCAGGCCATGAGAACATCTTGATAGCGGCGTCAAATTTGTCTTTTCCTCCTATTCGTGAGCGTGTTGAAGGGGCTTTCTTGGCAATGGAGAAGTCCCAGTTAGCCAAACCAAATGTTATTGAACTGGGGTCTGATTTAGAAGAAGGCGCTGTAAAAATAACGAACTGGTTAGAGCGCAATCCTAAGCCCACGGCGATATTAGCGCTAACAAACGTAACGACACTCAGTACGCTTACTGCATTAGCTGAATGCAATATTAAAGTCGGTCAGGATATTTCGTTGGTGGCCTTTGATGACTACGCTTGGATGTCGGCACGAAGTACCAGCTTAACTGCGATACGTCAGCCTGTAGCCGAGGTCGCCCAAAATGCGTGGTCTCGATTGTTAGAACGCATTGACTCAGAAAGAATAAATGTCGATCCAAAGGCCACTATTTTGGAAGCGACGCTTATTCAGCGCCACTCTGTGAAAAATATGTCAGTAGAAAATTAA
- a CDS encoding sugar ABC transporter permease — MSDSIQKTDNNVGLLDRSDSRVTHANGFSGSLHAFVDRVKSGDLGSLPVVIGLVLIWGIFTAINPIFLSANNLVNLLFDCSTVGVIALGIVCVLMLGEIDLSVGSMSGVGSALLGVLWVNQGWPLALAIGASLCVGAMMGFGYAYLRTKIGMPSFVSTLAGLLALLGFQLFLLGSTGSINLPYGSSMVDFGQLMIMPAWAAHSFALIPGIVILVMGKRVRNKRQASNLSAKSLSSILLKALLVTVALEATAAYLNQSRGVPWMFGLFVLLVICMDYALTRTKWGRSMFAVGGNAEAARRAGINVKAIYISAFVLCSSLATLGGVLAASRLASASQQAGTSDVNLNAIAAAVIGGTSLFGGRGSAWSALLGIIVIQSISNGLTLLNLSSSHRYMITGAVLAIAVIIDSLARQSRVSHGKA; from the coding sequence ATGAGTGATTCAATACAAAAAACCGATAATAACGTGGGTCTTTTAGACCGTAGTGACAGTCGTGTAACGCATGCAAATGGCTTTTCTGGAAGTCTTCATGCCTTTGTTGATCGTGTTAAATCCGGTGATTTAGGGTCTTTACCTGTGGTGATCGGTTTGGTTTTGATTTGGGGGATTTTTACGGCGATAAATCCTATTTTCTTGTCTGCGAATAACCTAGTGAATTTGCTATTTGATTGTTCGACCGTCGGTGTGATTGCCTTAGGCATTGTGTGTGTCCTCATGCTAGGTGAAATAGACCTTTCTGTTGGTTCGATGAGTGGTGTTGGTTCGGCTTTACTCGGTGTTTTGTGGGTGAATCAAGGTTGGCCACTGGCGTTAGCCATTGGGGCAAGTTTGTGCGTTGGCGCCATGATGGGGTTTGGTTATGCCTATTTGAGAACCAAAATCGGTATGCCAAGTTTTGTCTCTACGCTGGCTGGGTTGTTGGCGTTATTAGGCTTCCAACTTTTTTTATTGGGTTCTACCGGTTCTATTAACTTGCCATATGGTTCGTCAATGGTGGATTTCGGTCAGTTGATGATTATGCCTGCATGGGCGGCTCATTCATTTGCACTGATCCCTGGCATCGTCATTTTGGTAATGGGCAAGCGTGTTCGCAATAAGCGACAAGCATCGAACCTGTCAGCCAAAAGCTTGAGCAGCATATTGTTAAAAGCATTGCTTGTAACGGTTGCACTAGAAGCGACAGCGGCTTACTTGAATCAATCTCGTGGCGTGCCATGGATGTTTGGATTATTTGTTTTATTAGTAATCTGCATGGACTACGCATTAACCCGCACTAAGTGGGGTCGTTCGATGTTCGCGGTGGGCGGCAACGCTGAAGCCGCTCGTCGTGCAGGCATTAATGTGAAAGCCATTTATATCAGTGCGTTTGTATTGTGTTCTTCGTTGGCGACGTTAGGTGGTGTGTTAGCGGCATCTCGTTTAGCCTCAGCGAGTCAGCAAGCGGGTACAAGCGACGTGAATCTAAACGCAATAGCCGCGGCAGTTATTGGTGGTACTAGCCTATTTGGTGGTCGTGGTTCTGCGTGGTCTGCGCTGCTGGGCATTATTGTTATCCAATCTATCTCTAATGGCTTAACACTACTCAATTTGTCGTCTTCCCATCGTTACATGATCACGGGGGCGGTATTGGCCATTGCGGTAATCATTGACAGTTTGGCCCGTCAAAGCCGTGTTTCTCATGGTAAAGCGTAA
- a CDS encoding FGGY-family carbohydrate kinase, which translates to MSRLIHDASASYVVGVDVGTGSARAGLFDLQGNMLHVAKHEITTFQDANARYEQSSENIWQAVCACVNAVVKASGLPVDTIVGLSFDATCSMVVMGENNQPLPVGEHGITDRNVIVWMDQRATQQASKINELGHSVLNYVGNRISPEMQTPKLLWLKTHLPETYHSAKHFFDLTDYLTYRASGSQARSICTVVCKWTYLAHESRWDESYFDAIGLDDLSDTQFAKIGTEIVAPGTSLAQGLTPNAAEQLGLKAGTAVAAGLIDAHAGGVGSLGALTEDGIAAPAECLAYVFGTSACTLTTSSKAVNVPGVWGPYFSAMLPSMWLNEAGQSAAGAAIDHLVLMHPASIDARLLAKEAGIPLSVWLSKQAKLKILTLSDAVNLAAGVHVVPEFLGNRAPFADPNARAIMAGLSMDKSIDSLVALYVAGICGLAYGLRQIIEAQAAQGLNIARVVISGGAGQDPLVRQLIADATGKDVVAPSADEPVMLGTAMLAAVAAGAYSNVEDAMKAMSSFGDRYLPAAEDIRQLHEARYLAFTKLQAIAREL; encoded by the coding sequence ATGAGTCGCTTAATTCATGACGCATCCGCTTCTTATGTGGTTGGTGTCGACGTTGGAACAGGCAGTGCTCGTGCTGGCTTGTTTGATTTGCAAGGTAATATGTTACATGTCGCTAAACATGAGATTACGACATTTCAAGATGCAAATGCACGGTATGAACAATCGTCCGAAAACATTTGGCAGGCCGTTTGTGCGTGCGTGAACGCGGTTGTTAAAGCGTCGGGATTGCCCGTCGACACTATTGTCGGCTTGTCGTTTGATGCAACGTGTTCAATGGTCGTGATGGGTGAAAACAACCAGCCATTGCCTGTTGGTGAGCACGGTATTACGGATCGTAATGTTATTGTTTGGATGGATCAGCGGGCGACGCAGCAAGCCAGTAAGATTAATGAGCTTGGGCACAGTGTTTTAAACTACGTTGGCAATCGCATCTCGCCAGAGATGCAAACCCCGAAACTATTATGGTTGAAGACACATTTGCCAGAAACGTATCACAGTGCAAAACATTTTTTTGATCTTACCGATTATTTAACCTATCGAGCTTCAGGGTCACAGGCTCGATCTATTTGTACCGTGGTGTGTAAGTGGACGTATCTCGCCCATGAGAGCCGTTGGGACGAATCGTATTTTGACGCCATTGGCCTAGACGATTTATCGGATACTCAATTTGCTAAAATAGGTACCGAGATTGTTGCGCCGGGAACATCCTTAGCACAAGGGTTAACGCCTAACGCGGCAGAACAGCTTGGATTAAAGGCTGGGACGGCTGTGGCAGCAGGATTAATTGATGCCCATGCTGGCGGTGTCGGTTCGCTTGGGGCATTAACGGAAGACGGTATTGCAGCGCCTGCCGAGTGTTTAGCGTATGTGTTTGGTACGTCTGCCTGCACATTGACGACGTCGTCTAAGGCGGTCAATGTGCCTGGCGTTTGGGGGCCGTACTTTTCAGCGATGCTGCCGAGTATGTGGCTGAACGAAGCCGGGCAGTCTGCCGCAGGCGCAGCGATTGACCATTTGGTTTTGATGCATCCTGCATCGATCGACGCGCGATTATTAGCAAAAGAAGCGGGTATTCCATTAAGCGTCTGGCTGTCGAAGCAGGCTAAATTGAAAATACTTACTCTTAGCGATGCGGTTAATCTGGCGGCAGGGGTGCATGTTGTTCCTGAGTTTTTGGGCAATCGTGCACCGTTTGCAGACCCCAATGCTCGGGCGATTATGGCGGGTCTCAGCATGGATAAATCCATTGATAGCCTTGTTGCACTTTATGTCGCGGGTATCTGTGGTCTGGCGTATGGATTGAGACAAATTATCGAAGCTCAGGCAGCACAAGGTTTGAATATCGCTCGTGTTGTCATCAGTGGCGGAGCTGGGCAAGACCCATTAGTTCGCCAGCTCATAGCCGATGCAACGGGGAAAGATGTGGTCGCTCCCAGTGCTGATGAGCCTGTCATGCTAGGAACAGCCATGTTAGCGGCGGTTGCGGCAGGGGCTTATTCGAACGTGGAGGATGCGATGAAAGCAATGTCGTCTTTCGGAGATCGATATTTGCCGGCTGCTGAGGATATTCGTCAATTACATGAGGCGCGATATCTTGCCTTTACTAAGTTGCAAGCCATTGCTCGGGAGCTGTAA
- a CDS encoding phytanoyl-CoA dioxygenase family protein — protein sequence MSDNLNTPGNRSVGHHIGVALSDIKKTRPLRVLSKAQFRHWQEKGYVVIPNAVSASDVKDTVDFLWEFQEMSPSNPDSWYAPQRLAHAMTELNNSGMVEAYHHQVLWNNRQAQRVYDSFVDIWDKEALWVTIDRANLNPPNRAGREFSGFIHWDSDTSQTPLPISVQGVLALSDTDEETGGFQCVPELYRDLAVWRESQPLDRNPFKPDLTGYQAESVPMKAGDLLIFNGLLPHGIRPNTSNRVRLAQYISMSPAMADDSVRDWRLDCFEQKSTPMGYAFPGDPRKWEREKYTAATLTTLGERLLGRRPWGFVS from the coding sequence ATGTCAGATAATTTAAATACACCAGGGAATCGTTCTGTAGGTCATCATATTGGCGTTGCTCTTAGTGACATCAAAAAAACGAGACCATTGCGAGTGTTGTCGAAAGCTCAGTTTCGCCATTGGCAAGAAAAAGGCTACGTGGTTATTCCTAATGCAGTTAGTGCATCCGACGTGAAAGACACTGTCGACTTTCTTTGGGAATTTCAGGAAATGTCGCCGTCCAATCCAGACAGTTGGTATGCGCCTCAGCGGTTAGCTCATGCAATGACAGAGCTTAATAATTCTGGAATGGTCGAGGCTTATCATCATCAAGTGTTGTGGAATAACCGACAAGCACAACGGGTGTATGACAGCTTTGTTGATATTTGGGACAAAGAAGCTCTATGGGTCACGATCGACAGGGCCAACTTGAATCCCCCTAATCGAGCTGGCCGTGAGTTTTCAGGCTTTATTCATTGGGACAGCGATACATCACAGACACCGTTACCGATTAGTGTTCAGGGAGTATTGGCGCTTTCTGATACAGATGAAGAAACCGGTGGTTTTCAATGTGTTCCCGAATTGTATCGTGATCTTGCTGTTTGGCGAGAAAGCCAACCTCTAGATCGCAATCCCTTTAAACCGGACCTAACTGGCTATCAAGCCGAGTCTGTTCCAATGAAAGCGGGTGACTTATTAATTTTTAATGGATTGCTGCCTCATGGCATTCGCCCGAATACGTCTAACCGAGTGCGCCTTGCGCAATATATCTCGATGAGCCCAGCAATGGCCGATGACTCAGTGCGTGATTGGCGATTAGACTGTTTTGAACAAAAATCTACCCCAATGGGCTACGCCTTTCCCGGAGACCCAAGAAAGTGGGAAAGAGAGAAATATACAGCGGCCACATTAACGACTTTAGGTGAAAGACTGTTAGGTCGGCGACCTTGGGGCTTTGTCTCATAA
- a CDS encoding SDR family oxidoreductase, with protein sequence MNTNLEGKVIAITGAASGIGLACTKAFIAEGADVVLIDRSATALEKVCQELGDKAIPLVVDLMKKEEVNSMLERILALTGGRLHAFHANAGAYVGGVFADGNPDEWDHMLNLNINSVFRSVHAVLPHLIAQKSGDIIVTSSIAGIVPVVWEPIYTASKHAIQAFVHTLRRQLSVHSVRVGAVAPGPVVTALLDDWPKAKMEEALANGSLMQPEAVADSVVFMLTRPANITIRDLVILPNSVDL encoded by the coding sequence ATGAATACTAATTTGGAAGGAAAAGTAATAGCGATAACGGGCGCAGCGTCTGGTATCGGCTTGGCTTGTACAAAAGCGTTTATTGCAGAGGGTGCAGACGTGGTGCTTATTGACCGGTCGGCAACGGCGCTTGAAAAAGTTTGTCAAGAATTGGGTGATAAGGCTATTCCTCTGGTCGTGGACCTTATGAAAAAAGAAGAAGTGAATAGCATGCTAGAGCGTATTTTAGCGCTAACCGGTGGCCGCTTGCATGCTTTTCATGCGAACGCCGGCGCCTACGTGGGGGGTGTTTTCGCGGATGGCAACCCTGATGAGTGGGATCATATGCTGAACCTAAACATTAACTCTGTGTTTCGGTCTGTGCATGCGGTCTTACCGCATTTAATCGCTCAAAAGAGTGGCGACATTATCGTGACAAGTTCCATCGCAGGGATAGTTCCTGTCGTCTGGGAGCCTATTTATACCGCGTCAAAACACGCGATTCAGGCATTTGTTCATACACTTCGTCGTCAACTGAGTGTTCATTCTGTTCGAGTCGGAGCTGTTGCTCCAGGCCCTGTTGTTACCGCGTTATTGGATGATTGGCCAAAAGCGAAAATGGAAGAGGCACTGGCTAATGGCAGTTTAATGCAACCAGAGGCGGTGGCCGATTCTGTTGTCTTTATGCTAACGAGACCGGCCAATATTACGATTCGAGATTTGGTTATTTTACCTAACAGTGTGGATTTATAA
- a CDS encoding HAD family hydrolase, which yields MLNVTEETLSKMLDLIIFDCDGVLVDSEILSIEVLHDLILKQGGNLTKEDVIQQFQGRSMKSARDELSASQGVELTDASITEMNEYLFARFQQELQPVLGITAFIESLNLPYCVASSSHPERIDASLTATNLRHYFSGKVFSSTMVKNGKPAPDLFLLAAEKMAFSAERVLVIEDSPAGVQAARNAGMLSIGLTAGSHAKHPNHRKRLIDAGANWVVNSYDEVAKIIWTLS from the coding sequence GTGTTGAACGTTACTGAGGAAACGCTATCGAAAATGCTGGACTTGATTATTTTTGACTGCGATGGCGTGTTGGTCGACAGTGAAATTTTGTCTATTGAGGTTTTGCATGATTTGATTCTCAAGCAAGGTGGAAACCTGACGAAGGAGGATGTCATTCAGCAGTTTCAAGGCCGCAGTATGAAGTCGGCCCGGGATGAACTATCTGCATCGCAAGGGGTTGAGCTAACCGACGCCTCTATTACGGAAATGAACGAGTATTTGTTTGCTCGCTTTCAACAAGAGCTGCAACCCGTTTTAGGTATTACCGCGTTTATTGAGTCGCTAAATTTGCCGTATTGTGTTGCATCGTCTTCTCATCCCGAGAGGATTGACGCGAGTTTAACCGCGACGAACCTTCGTCATTACTTTTCAGGAAAGGTGTTTTCATCGACCATGGTTAAAAATGGAAAACCAGCACCGGATTTATTCCTATTGGCCGCTGAAAAGATGGCATTTTCCGCGGAACGTGTACTAGTCATTGAAGACAGTCCTGCCGGCGTTCAAGCAGCGAGAAATGCTGGCATGTTGTCTATTGGACTGACAGCGGGATCTCATGCTAAACACCCAAATCATAGGAAACGGCTTATTGATGCGGGTGCTAATTGGGTTGTGAACAGTTACGACGAAGTCGCGAAAATCATTTGGACGTTATCTTAA
- a CDS encoding ABC transporter substrate-binding protein yields the protein MKTIATKIIGFTTLAATFGTFAVQAQAASTVAFLMPDQASTRYEKHDFPGFKAAMEKLCSDCKLIYQNANGDVSLQQQQFNSVITQGAKVIVLDPVDSSAAASLVNLAQSQGVKVIAYDRPIPGKAADFYVSFDNKGIGKAIAESLVQHLEKMGVPKDKGGILQINGSPTDAAAGLIRDGIDEGLDNSGYTTIAEYDTPDWAPPKAQTWANGQIARFGSDILGVVAANDGTGGGAIAALKAAGVDPLPPVTGNDATIAALQLIIAGDQYNTISKPSEIVATAAASIAVQMLNGITPKARTTLYNTPSELFVPEVVTRENIKEIVFDSGVTFAGDVCTGRYLAGCKELGIWR from the coding sequence ATGAAAACTATAGCAACAAAAATAATCGGTTTTACTACGCTTGCCGCTACCTTTGGAACGTTCGCAGTACAAGCTCAAGCGGCGTCGACAGTAGCGTTTTTGATGCCGGATCAGGCATCTACTCGATATGAAAAACATGACTTTCCAGGCTTTAAAGCCGCCATGGAAAAACTGTGTTCTGACTGTAAGTTGATTTATCAAAATGCCAATGGCGACGTGTCTTTACAGCAGCAACAATTTAATTCAGTGATTACACAAGGGGCAAAAGTCATTGTCCTGGATCCTGTCGATTCCAGTGCTGCGGCTTCTTTAGTGAATTTGGCGCAAAGTCAGGGCGTTAAAGTGATTGCCTATGACCGTCCTATTCCAGGAAAAGCGGCCGACTTCTACGTGTCCTTTGATAATAAAGGCATAGGTAAAGCCATTGCAGAAAGCTTGGTTCAGCATTTAGAAAAAATGGGCGTGCCAAAAGATAAAGGGGGTATTCTTCAGATTAATGGGTCTCCTACCGATGCCGCTGCGGGTTTGATCCGCGATGGTATTGATGAAGGGCTGGATAACAGCGGATACACCACGATTGCCGAGTACGACACACCAGATTGGGCGCCACCAAAAGCGCAAACATGGGCGAATGGGCAAATTGCACGGTTTGGTTCAGATATTTTAGGTGTTGTCGCGGCTAATGATGGTACGGGTGGCGGCGCTATTGCTGCGCTAAAAGCCGCTGGTGTGGATCCTCTTCCTCCTGTAACCGGTAATGATGCGACTATTGCTGCTCTGCAATTGATTATTGCGGGCGATCAGTACAATACCATTTCTAAACCGTCTGAAATTGTGGCGACAGCGGCCGCTAGTATCGCGGTTCAGATGCTAAACGGCATTACCCCTAAGGCAAGAACGACTTTATACAACACACCATCTGAACTTTTTGTTCCAGAAGTGGTGACACGCGAAAACATTAAAGAGATTGTTTTTGACAGTGGCGTTACCTTCGCTGGTGATGTTTGTACGGGTCGATATTTAGCCGGTTGTAAAGAGCTTGGTATTTGGCGCTAA
- a CDS encoding ATP-binding cassette domain-containing protein: MSSSTSARSEGRQPILSLRKVSKNFGAVAALTNIDLDVYPGEVVALVGDNGAGKSTLIKTLAGAHSPTSGSIFFEGKEVVMEGPSAALDLGIATVFQDLALCENLDVVANIFLGQEKTPWHMDETEMEVTSWTLLNELAARIPSVRDVVASLSGGQRQTVAIARSLLSNPKIIMLDEPTAALGVAQTAEVLNLVERVKAKGLGVIMISHNMQDVRAVADRVVVLRLGKNNGVFAADASNEELIGAITGATDNAVSRRAKRLAEADKKVEELQ, encoded by the coding sequence ATGTCTTCAAGCACTTCTGCGCGCTCAGAGGGTCGTCAGCCCATCTTAAGTCTGCGTAAAGTTTCTAAAAATTTCGGTGCGGTTGCTGCGCTGACAAACATCGATCTCGATGTCTATCCTGGCGAAGTAGTGGCCTTAGTGGGTGACAACGGTGCCGGAAAATCCACTTTAATTAAAACCTTAGCGGGAGCGCACTCACCAACGTCTGGCAGCATTTTTTTCGAAGGAAAAGAAGTGGTGATGGAAGGGCCAAGTGCGGCGTTGGATCTGGGGATTGCGACGGTTTTCCAAGATTTGGCATTGTGTGAAAACTTAGACGTTGTCGCCAATATTTTCTTAGGACAAGAAAAAACACCGTGGCACATGGATGAAACGGAAATGGAGGTCACTTCTTGGACACTTTTAAACGAGCTGGCGGCACGTATCCCCAGTGTTCGTGATGTCGTGGCGTCCCTTTCTGGTGGGCAGCGTCAGACCGTGGCGATTGCCCGTTCTTTATTGTCGAATCCTAAAATCATCATGCTTGATGAGCCAACCGCCGCGCTTGGGGTTGCACAAACTGCTGAGGTTTTAAACCTTGTCGAGCGAGTTAAAGCAAAAGGACTAGGCGTTATTATGATCTCGCACAACATGCAAGACGTCAGAGCGGTTGCGGATCGTGTGGTGGTATTGCGATTAGGTAAAAACAATGGCGTTTTTGCGGCGGATGCATCCAATGAAGAACTCATCGGTGCGATTACTGGCGCGACGGACAATGCGGTTTCAAGAAGAGCAAAACGTTTGGCAGAAGCGGATAAGAAAGTCGAGGAACTACAATGA
- a CDS encoding ABC transporter ATP-binding protein, whose amino-acid sequence MATIKLTNVIKRFQDIETIHGVDLDLKDGEFVVFVGPSGCGKSTLLRLIAGLEDITDGKLEINDVNMNNVAPADRGVAMVFQSYALYPHMTVEENMSFGLRMNGVAPEKIKEQVSNAANILQLNELLDRKPKQLSGGQRQRVAIGRAIVRQPEVFLFDEPLSNLDAELRVDMRIQIAQLHNKLKATMVYVTHDQVEAMTLADKIVVLRAGNVEQVGSPLELYHNPANEFVAGFIGSPKMNFLDGTILSIDNNDLVAIDIAGQKLELEVDGTKISVNETVRLGIRPEHVKENIQEADLTLNIDIDVAEHLGGLTYLYGQFEGHKLTIEVSGSNLTRNGEHIQVGIKKEDCYLFNRDGEALINRPVPAR is encoded by the coding sequence ATGGCGACGATAAAACTAACAAACGTCATCAAACGGTTTCAAGATATTGAAACCATTCATGGTGTTGATCTGGATCTAAAAGACGGGGAGTTTGTGGTCTTTGTGGGTCCATCTGGATGTGGTAAATCCACGCTACTGCGCTTAATCGCAGGACTTGAAGACATTACCGACGGAAAACTTGAAATCAACGACGTCAACATGAACAACGTTGCGCCTGCCGATCGCGGTGTGGCCATGGTATTCCAGTCGTATGCGCTCTACCCTCACATGACGGTCGAAGAAAACATGAGCTTCGGTTTGCGCATGAACGGCGTCGCTCCTGAGAAAATCAAGGAACAAGTGTCTAATGCCGCCAATATTTTGCAACTTAACGAATTATTGGACCGCAAACCAAAACAATTGTCTGGAGGACAGCGTCAGCGTGTGGCCATTGGTCGCGCCATTGTTCGTCAGCCAGAGGTTTTCTTGTTTGACGAACCGCTGTCTAACCTAGACGCCGAGCTGCGCGTCGACATGCGCATCCAAATCGCCCAGCTTCACAATAAACTCAAAGCCACCATGGTTTACGTGACACACGACCAAGTTGAAGCCATGACACTGGCTGACAAAATCGTCGTATTGCGCGCTGGTAATGTAGAGCAAGTTGGTTCACCATTAGAGCTTTATCACAACCCAGCCAATGAATTTGTCGCAGGCTTTATTGGCTCGCCGAAAATGAATTTTCTCGATGGAACAATATTGAGCATTGACAACAATGACCTTGTCGCTATTGACATTGCGGGACAAAAACTAGAACTGGAAGTAGACGGCACCAAAATTTCGGTCAATGAAACGGTAAGGCTGGGTATTCGTCCAGAGCATGTAAAAGAAAACATTCAAGAAGCGGACCTCACACTGAACATTGATATCGATGTGGCTGAGCACCTTGGTGGTCTAACCTATCTTTATGGTCAATTCGAAGGGCATAAACTCACCATTGAAGTCAGCGGCTCGAACCTCACTCGCAACGGAGAACATATCCAAGTCGGTATCAAAAAAGAAGACTGTTACTTATTCAATCGTGATGGCGAAGCACTCATTAATCGCCCTGTTCCAGCCCGATAA